The DNA sequence TCGAGGAGGAGTTCGACCGAGTCGGACGCCTCCGCCGGCGTCGACACCGGCTCTGAGAGTTCCAGCACTTCCTCGTCGGCGTCATCCTCGACCACATCGAGCTCGTCACTCAGGTCCACCACCGGCGTCTCCGCCAGGGGAAGCGAGGGGGGCTCGGGTGCGACGGGCATCGGCGATTCCTCAAGCTCGTCAGGCGCACTGCCAACACTCGCCGCTTCGTTGCCACCGCCGCCAAAGAGGTCGTCGCCACCGCCGCCAAAGAAGTCGTCACCGCCACCACCGAAGACGTTATCAAAGAGCTCGTCGATGTCGTCGTCATCACCGGCCGAAGCAAACGCTTCAAACTCGCGGGCGGCCTCCTCCAGGTGATCGGTCCCGTCGAAGGCCATCACTTTGAGGCCCCCTTCGGTGTGTTTAAGCGCCCGATCCCCGGCCAGGGCCCGAGCCGCCGGCGCCGGGACGGGGCTCTCGGCCGGCGCCTCGACCTCTTGCGCCGCAAAAGCATCGCCGTCCTCAGCCTCACTCACCGGCGCAAAAAAGTCGTCGTCGGCGCCCTGCTCCGCCGGCGCGAAGAGCTCGTCTACAGATGGGTCTGCCGGCGCAAAGGGGTCCTCCGCAGCCTCATCCGCCGCCGGGGCCGCCGGCGCAAAAAGGTCGTCGAGAACATCCATCTCCGGCGAAGGCTCCGAGGCCTCTGCCAGGGATTCGGGCTCTGAGCCCTGAGCCAGCGCCGCAGCCACCACCGCGGCAGGGTCGTCTACCACCGCCCCGGTCTCAATCGCCGACTCCGAGGCCGACGCGAAGATCTCGTCGCCGGAGGCGCTGCTCCCCTCGTCGGTGTCGTCCCTACCGGAGGCCGCTTCGTAGAGATCGTCGGGAATCTCCGCCTCGGCGGTATGCTCGTCTTGAGGCTCGGACGGGACCTCGGCGGGCACATGCACCCCGGAATGCTCGCTCTTGCTACGAACGACCTCGTCGATCAGCGCCTTGGACTCCGGGCTGAGCTTGGTGAACTTCACCAACATCCCCACCGGGCCGCTCTCCCCGTCGCGCTCCACCCCGCGCAGCTGACGTACCACCCCCTCGCCAAGCAGCGCGGAGGTGCCATCGGCCAGCAGAAACTGAAAACGCACCGTCGTGCCCACCGGCTTGAGCTTCTGGGGAGACATGGGCACGAACATCCCGCCTGCGGAGATGTAGCGGCCGTAGCCTTCTTTAAAAGCCTCAATCGACGGATATTTTAGCCGCGCACGAATCGCGGAGAAGTTGCTATCGCTCACCGAACTGCCTCATCCCTTCAAGAAGGGCCGCGCCGCTTGCCGCCAGGCAACGCGGAGCACGACCAGGTGCGATCTCAGTACTGGTAGACGATGCCTACCTTCAACCCCTGATTCATATCGAACGCATCCGATTCCGAAAACTCACTCTCACCCTCGCCGGTAAAATCGCTGCGGGTGAGCCGGAACGCGTACGAAGCCGACATGAACAGGTTGTCAATGAACTCGTAGACAAACCCCAGCTCCGTGCCAAACCCGTAGCTAAAGGAGTCTGTTCCAAAAACATCTGCGCCGTTGCTAAACACCGAGACTGGCGCCACATCCACCTGGGCGGTGACGGCGAAGGCATCGATGATCACCGGTAGCACCAGGCGAGTGCCCACCACCAGCGAGATCACACTGGTAGAGGGGAGCATCGGGTTCTCCGTGGCGGTGAAGGCATCGTAACGAGCCCCCAGTTTAAAGCGCAGCTGACGGTTATTATTGTCCAGCGGCGAATCCAGGCGATAAATCGCGCCGCCCTCAATCACCATGCTCTGCAGGCTGACGCTCTCGGTGTTTTCCTGCCCGCTTTCATCGGTGGTGACAATGTTCAGGCCATCGAAACCGTGGCTGTAGTTGACGTAAACGCCGGCCGCCATCATCTCCGGATTGGTGCGACCGAAGGGGAAGGCCTCCACATCCAGCTCAAAGCCCGGGAACCCGGCGGATTTGTAGCTAAAGATGGCGCTTTCTCCGGCGACCATGAAATCTTTGCGGAACATTCGACCGTAGGCGCGCAGCCACAACCAATCCCGCGAGAGACGGTTGAGCAACGCCTCCTCTTCGGCGGCTGCGCGACGGCGCAGCGCCTCCGGGTCGCTCGGGTCGACCGGCTCCTCGAGCTGCGCCACCTCCGCCGGGGCAGCGGACTCCGAAGACGAGGCCTGGGCGGCGTCCGAAGTCGTCGGTTGAGCCGGAGAAGCCGGCTCTTCGACCGGCGTGGAAGGAGCGGCCTGAGCGGGAGCGGGCGAGCCACCAAGGCCCAGAAAACGCTCCAGCTCCGTGCGCACCACCCGGGCTCCGGTGCGATTCAGCCCCTGCTCGCTGCGGTCAATGGCGAACTGGTGAGCGACGGTTCCACTCTCGGCGGTGATGAACTGAGCGCGGTACTCAGCCTCGTCATACGCCACCATGTTGACGACAACCGCGATGCTGCCGCCGCGCATCACCCACATCATATCCGAGGAGCGGCCGGTGATCCCTTCGAGGCGAAACGCTCGCCCGCGCACCTGATTGGCAAACCACTCCTGGTCGCGCACATCCAGCCCGGCGATGTCGCGCAGTTCCATCAGCAGCGTGTCGGTCCCGCCTCCGGGGATCTCGGTCACTGTCACCCGTGGCGGCGCATCCTTGTCGTCTCTCCCCTGAGCGCTGACAGTGGTCGCCATCACCATGACGACCGCCCACGTCAAACACGCCAACACGACCTGCCACGATGTTCTTCTTCGGTGCTCGCTCTTCACTTCTCGACCCCGTCGCCCTGAATCCATCGGAGACGCCGCCGCGGCCGCCTCCTCATCTGATATCAACTAATGTCGTGTCCTGTGTTGCTCGACGTGGTCGCTGTGCCAGCGCCGGCCTCACGCTAAAAACGATCGATCTCGAACTCGTCCAGATCGAAATCATCCTCGGCCTGGGGAGCCCTCTCCCGGCCTTCAAAGCCCTGCCACTGACCGTCGCCACTGGTCGAACCAATACCACTGACGCGCAACGCAAAGTCGTCGGGATTACTCGACTGAATCAACGCCTCTTCGTAGGTGATGTAGCCGTTTTGAAGCAGCCACATCAACGACTGGTCGAAGCTCTGCATCCCATAGTTATCAAAGCCTTTGGCGATCTGCTCGGTAAGCGAGCGCGCGGTCGCCTCCTCCAGGATCATCTCCCGAATGCGGGCCGTCGAGAGCATCACCTCCACCGCCGGCACCCGGCCCTTGCCATCGGCCCGGGGGACCAGGCGTTGGGCGATGACCCCGCGGAAGAGGTTGGCAAACTGGTAGCGCGCCTGATCGCGCATATGCGGCGGAAACGCCGTGACGATACGGGTAACCGCCTCGGCCGCATCCACCGTATGCAAGGTCGACATGACCAGGTGACCGGTTTCGGCAGCCGTCATGGCGATCTCGATCGTCTCCAAGTCCCGCATCTCCCCCATCATGATGACGTCGGGGTCCTGACGCAGGGCCGCCTTGAGTGCGCGGGCAAACGAGTTGGTGTCGTTACCAATCTCACGCTGATTGATAATGCTGCGCTTATCCCGAATCAAAAACTCAATCGGATCTTCAATCGTAATGATATGAGAGGTTCGCGTCTGATTAATGGAGTCGACCATCGACGCCAGAGTCGTCGATTTACCGCTGCCCGTGGCGCCGGTGACCAGAATCAGCCCGCGCCGCTCCTCGGAGAGCGTGCGTACCGCCTCGGGTAGCAGGAGCTCATCGATCGAAGCGACTTTAAAGGGGATGACGCGAAAGACCATCCCGATGGAGCCGCGCTGCTGAAACACATTGACGCGAAAACGTCCCACCCCGGGCACCCCGTAGGAGAGGTCGATATCCAGCGTCTCCTGGAAATGCTCGCGCTGAAAACGCGCCATGATGTCGGAGGCCATCTTCCCGATCTCCTCGGGACTCAGCCGTCTGGCCTCGCGCAGCGGAAGCAGTGCCCCATCGATCCGGAAAATCGGTGGCAGGCCCGCCTTAATATGAATGTCACTCGCCCCACCTTTAACGGCGATTTGCAAGATCTTATTGAGGTCCTGGTTGCTACTCATCGCCCTTCCTGGTGATGCGGTCCGGGCCCCTTAGGGTGGGTCGGGGCGTGCCAGAATGCCGCCCGGCGGCCTGCCGCCGCGCGCGCTCTTCCGGCGCTATGGAGTGCGGGGAAACTCGGGCGATTGTGGCACGCCCTCGGGCTAAACTCAACCCGCCATCTGGCGGCCCCCCCGGGGCTACTCACCACAAAAAACGGCCCCCTTTTCAGGGGGCCGCCTGCGATGCTTCATCACCGAGCTTGCCTGTCAGGCGCCGGTCTCGGCATCCGCCTCAACCTGCGGCGCCGCCAATCCGAAGTGCTCGCGAATCTTGGCCTCGACCTCCGCCTCGACCGCGGGATTGTCGACCAGAAACTGCTTGGCGTTTTCTCGGCCCTGTCCCAGGCGATCATCGCCGTAGCTGTACCAGGAACCGGCCTTATCGATGACCCCGATCTCCGAGCCCAGGTCGACCAGGTCGCCCTGACGACTGATCCCCTGACCGTACATAATGTCGAACTCAGCCTCTTTAAAGGGCGGCGCGACCTTGTTCTTGACCACCTTCACCCGGGTGCGGTTACCGGTCAGGTCGGTCCCATCCTTAATCGCCCCGATGCGGCGAATGTCCATACGCACCGACGAGTAGAACTTCAGCGCGTTCCCGCCCGTGGTGGTCTCCGGGTTGCCAAACATCACCCCGATCTTCATACGAATCTGGTTAATGAAGATCACGCAGGTGCGCGACTTGGCGATCGTCCCGGTCAACTTACGCAGCGCCTGGCTCATCAAGCGAGCCTGCAGGCCCATGTGAGAGTCGCCCATCTCCCCCTCGATCTCGGCGCGGGGAGTCAGCGCGGCGACCGAGTCGACCACCAGCAGATCGATGGCGTTGGAGCGCACCAGCATGTCGACAATCTCAAGCGCCTGTTCACCGGTATCGGGCTGGCTGACCAGGAGCTCCTCAATGTTCACGCCCAGGGCCTGCGCATACTTCACATCCAGGGCGTGTTCCGCATCGATGAACGCCGCCACACCACCGGCGCGTTGCGCGGCCGCCAGCGCGTGCAGCGTCAGCGTCGTCTTACCCGAAGACTCCGGCCCGTAGATCTCCACCACGCGACCGCGCGGGTAGCCACCCACGCCCAGCGCGATATCCAGCGAGATCGAGCCGGTGGGGATCGGGTTCTCCACGCGCACCAGGGTATCGTCGGTCCCCAGGCGCATGATCGAGCCCTTGCCAAACTGCTTCTCAATCGCTTTGACCGTCAGGTCCAGAGCTTTCTCTTTGTTGTTCTTATCGTTCGACATGATCTCTATCTCCCAGGCATGTTCCCCGGCCTTGATGGCCGGCGAGGATCTCGTAGTGTGTGAAGCTCTCGCAGGGTCGGGCTTGTCGGCTGCTCGACTACTATACAGGTGTATAGCCACGCAAAAAGCTCCCGTCAACTGTCTTAGCGGCTCGCCATACGATCATAAATAGACCTCACAGGCACCCCGGGCCGCTCATCTATTATCGCGAGCCGCGACACGATCTTTCCCCCAGCCCCAAAAAAATCGGGCGCGCCCGAAAGCGCGCCCGTCACACAGGCTCCCCACGTCGCCCCACCGACTCAGCTCAGTCGTACGGAGTTGCGGCCGAAGAGGCGCTCGATCGCCATCAGAAGCCCGTCGGTAGGACGGGTCGCAAAATCTGCCGGCAACACCATCTCGGCCTGCCCCGTGCCCTGGGAGGTTTCTTTCTTAAAGATAAGCGTCGTGCGGCAATGCCCGGAGTGGGCGGCCAGCACCTTCTGCAGTTCTCGGAGCTGTCCGTTGGAAACCTGCTCCACGCCGATCTCGACCAACACCTGGCGGACCTTGGCCTCGCGTTCGGACTCCAGCGTGCTGGCCGATTCCAGACGGATGCGTCGGGTACGGTTCTCCGGATCGCCCTCCTCCTGGATCTGCCCCTTGAGCAAGAGCGGCTCCCCGCTCTTAATCACTTCCTCGGCCTCGGCATAGCTGGAGCTAAACGCGATGACCTCGATCTCACCGGTCTTGTCTTCAATGGTGATGAAGCCCATGCGCCCATCGCCGCTCTTTAAGGGCACCTCGCGCATCGCGCTGACCACCCCGGCCACCGCCACATCGGCGCGGTTTCGCAACGAGCTGTTGGTCATCAGCTCATGGGTGGTCGACGCGCCGTAGAGCCCCAGCTCACTCTCAAAGCGATCCAGGGGATGACCGGTCACGTAGAAGCCCAGCAGCGACTTCTCATGCTCCAGCAGCTCGCGATCGTTCCAGGGCAGACACTCCGGGTAGCTGTCGTCGAGCACCTCCTCGCGCGCATCCTGGGCCATCATGCCAAAGAGACTCGACTGCCCCACCGCCTTATCGTGCTGCGCCTTCTGCCCGCGCTCCACCGCCGTCTCGATCGCCGCAAAGATCGAGGCCCGGGTCGCGCAGATCTCCCCGATGTAGCTCTCTTTGATGGGCGGCCCGACGGAGTCGAACGCCCCACATTTGACCAGCGCTTCGATGGTGCGCTTGTTGATCTTTTTCAGATCCACGCGCCCGCAAAAGTCATACAGGCTCTCAAAGGGACCGCCGGTGGTGCGCTCCTCCAGGATCACCTCGATCACTCCGGCGCCCACCCCCTTGATCGCCGCCAGACCAAAGCGAATTTTCTGTTCGACAACACTGAAATCGAGCAGGGACTCGTTGACATCGGGCGGCATCACCTCAATGCCTAAGCCCTTGGCCTCGTTAATGAAACGCACAATCTTGTCGGTATTGTCGCGGTCGCTGGTCATCAGCGCCGCCATAAACTCCACCTGGAAGTGCGTCTTTAAGTATGCCGTCTGATAGGTGATCAGGCCGTAGGCCGCCGAGTGCGACTTGTTGAAGCCGTAGCCCGCAAAATAGGCCATCAGGTCGAAGATGTCGGAGGCCTTCTGCTCCTCGATCTCCAACTCCAGGGCCCCGGCCACAAAGATCTCTTTTTGCTGCGCCATCACCTCGGGCTTTTTCTTGCCCATCGCGCGGCGTAGCAGGTCGGCGCCGCCCAGCGAATACCCGGCCATCACCTGAGCGGTCTTCATGACCTGCTCCTGGTAGACCATGACCCCGTAGGTGGGCTTGAGCACGTCTTCGAGCCAGGGGTGCGGGTACTCGACCTTCTTGCGGCCGTGCTTGCGATCGATGAAGTCATCGACCATGCCGCTGCCCAGCGGCCCCGGCCGGTAGAGCGCCACCGCGGCGATGATGTCCTCAAAGCAGTTGGGCTTGAGCTTCTTCAAAAGCTCCTGGAAGCCCGAGGATTCCAGCTGGAAGACCCCGGTGGTGTTCCCGGCCGAGATCAGTCGGAAGACCTCCGGATCATCAAGCGGGATGGCGTTGAGATCGAAGCGCTCCTCTCCCCGGGCGTCGCGCTGCTGATTGATCAGCTTCACCGCATCCTGGAGCACCGTAAGCGTCTTGAGCCCCAGGAAGTCGAACTTGACCAGCCCGGCCTCTTCCACCTCGTTTTTGGCATACTGGGTGACCAGTTCGCCGTTGGCCCCGCGGCAGATAGGCACAAAATCCCACAGCGGCGTCTCCGAGATCACGATCCCGGCGGCGTGCATCCCGGCCTGGCGGTTGAGGTTTTCCAGCGAGAGCGCGATGTCAAAGAGCGTGTCCACGCGCTCCTCTTCTTCGCACATATCGCGCAGGCGCTTCTCCTGATCCAGGGCCTCCTGAAGCGAGATCCCCAGTACGTCGGGCACCAGCTTGGCCAGGCGGTCGGTCTCGCCATAGCTGAAGTTGAGCGCGCGTCCCACATCCTTGATGGCCGCCCGGGCCTTGAGCTGACCGTAGGTCACGATCTGACCCACGTTATGGTAGCCGTACTTCTCGGTCACATAGTCAATGACCTCCCCGCGGCGGTTCATGCAGAAGTCGATGTCGAAGTCCGGCATCGAGACGCGCTCCGGGTTCAAGAAGCGCTCAAAGAGCAGGTCGTAGGGCATCGGATCGATGTCGGTGATGCGCATCGCGTACGCCACCAGACTCCCGGCCCCGGAACCGCGTCCGGGCCCCACCGGGATATCCTGCTCGTGAGACCAGTTGATGAAGTCCCACACGATCAAAAAGTAGCCCGGGAAGTCCATCTGGCAGATGATCCCGATCTCGACCTCCAGGCGCTCCCGGTACTCCTGGCGGTCGTAGGCCACGTCCAGCGCCTCGAACTCCGCAAAGCGCTCGTCCAGCCCGACACGGGCCACGTGCTTGAAGTACTCGTGGATGATCCCGCGGGCATCGGCGTCAACGTGGGCGTCGCGAAAGTCCTGCGGCACGTCGTACTGGGGCAGAAACACCGCCCCCAGCGGGATCTCCAGGTCGCACATCTCGGCGATGCGCACCGTGTTTTCGCAGGCCCGGGGGATGTCGGCAAAGGCCTCGTACATCTCCTCGGCGCTGCGCACGTAGAGCTGATCGACGCCGTGCTCCATGATGCGATCGATGTCGACATTCTTGCCCAGCTGAATGCACATCAACACCGCGTGCGCCCGGGCATCTTCCCGCGCCAGGTAATGGCAATCGTTGGTGGCCACCAGCTCAATGTCGAGTTCGCGGCCGATCTCGACCATTGCCTGGGTGCATTTGCGCTGCTCCGGAAGCGCGTTGTCCATCACCTCCAGATAAAAACGCTCCTTGCCGAAGACCTCTCGATACCGCGCGGCCAGCGCTTTGGCCGCGTCCATATCCCCGCGGAGGATATGCTGGTTGATCTCCCCGCCCAGGTCGCCGGAGAGGCAGATGATGCCCTCGTTACGCTCGGCCAGCAGCTCAAAGTCGATGCGCGGCGCCCCGGTACGCGGGTGCTGGCCGTTCAGCCAGCCCATCGAGTTGAGGTACATCAGGTTTTTGTAGCCGGTGAGGTTCTGCGCGAGCAGCGTCAGGTGGTAGCTCTTGGGCTCCTTCGACTCCTCGTAGGGATGCGAGGTCATGTACATCTCGCAGCCAATGATCGACTTGACCCCGGCCTTGGCCGCGGCCTTCTGAAAGTCCACCGCCCCGTACATATTGCCGTGGTCGGTCATGGCGACCGCGCCCATGCCCAGCTCTTTGATGCGGCTCATCAACCGGGGAATGCGAATCGCCCCGTCAAGGAGGCTGTACTGGGTGTGGACGTGCAGATGAACGAACTCAGACATCGGGAAAACCTGGAGCAAAACAGTTCAGCGGACAACGCGTTGCGCCTCATTTCAGCGCCGCGGCGGATGATACTCTCCGGGCCCGACCAGCGTAAAGGAGCCCGGAGAAGATCGTCGGCGCCCCGGACGGCGCCCCTCCCACAAAAAAAGACGATCGAGCCTGCGCTCGATCGCCTCCAGTGCCCCACCCCGGCCCCCCAGGCACGGCCTTACTCGGCGGCTCGCGCCTCGCTGTGCGTATCCTCCCCTTTGAGCTTCTCGGCCAGGAGATCGCGGGCGATGTCCATGAAGTCGCGCTCGGTGATGATCCCCACCAACTTCTCCCCATCGATCACCGGGAGACACGAGATGCGCTGCTCGCCCATGATCCGAATCGCATCCAGGGTGAGGGTATCAGGAGATACCGTGATGACGTTGCGCTCCATGATCTGACTCACCGGCACCGGGTCCTCATCGCGCAGCGCACCGCTGCCGAGCAGACGCATCATTGTCCGCCGGGTAACCAGCCCCACCAGCCGATGTTCGTTATCTTCGACCGGCACGTGACGCAGGTGCTGCCAGTCCATCACGCTGGCCACCAGGTCGATGAGCTCCCCTTCGTTCACCGTGATCAGATCGGTGGTCATGTACTGCGAGACCTTCAGGTAGTTATCGCGCCAGCTGGTCCGCTCCTCGGCCGAGGCCAGCGGCCAGGTGTGCACCGGCTCATTGGCCTCCTGACGCCGCACCGTGGCCGCGGTCAACGCGCTGAGCTTCTCGCTGGCCGCCAGGTTCGTCCCCAGCCCGGTGTAGGACTGCAAAAGCCAGGTCGCGCCGGTGCGCCGGGTGCGCACCCGCTCCTCAATGATGCCCATGTAACGATCGACGTCCTGCTGGCGGATGCCGTGGCGCTGCAGCGCCTCACGGGAGAGGGGCAGCAGCGTCGACTCAATGATCTCGCGCACCGTGCCGGAGTTTCCATCGAGCCAGGTCATCGGCGCGTCCAGCCCATGGCGAGCCGCGGCAAAGAAGTTATGCCGGGCGTCATCAAAGGACATCTTCTCGCGCATGTCGCCGTAGGCGTCGATCACGCCGGCCATCATGCCGAACCAGAACGCCGCGTTGGCCACCTCGTCGGCCGGCGTAGGGCCGGCGGGGAGCACCCGGTTCTCGATGCGCAGGTGCGGCTTACCCTCGCTGATCCCGTAACAGGGGCGATTCCAGCGGTAGACCGTACCGTTGTGCAGGCAGAGCGCCTTGAGCCCGGGGACGCGCCCGGCGGCGAGTGCCTCAAAGGGGTCCTCATCCAGCTCGGTGGCGAAGAGCAGGCGGAAACGGGCGATATCCTCGCGAAAGATCTCCAACACCGAGTCATCGATCCACTGCGTACCGAAGGTCACCCGGGGATTTAAGTCGCGCATATGATGGCGCGTGGGTCGGGTGTCGATCGACTGCTCCAGGAGCGCGATGCGGGTCTCATGCCAGAGCCGCTTCCCAAAGAGGAGCGGGCTATTGGCCGCCAGCGCCGTGACCGGCGCGGCCACCACCTGCGAGACGTTGTAGAGGCGCGCGAACTCCTCGGGCCCCACCTGAAAATGCACCTGAAAGGAGGTGTTGCAGGCCTCGAGCATCACCGAGTCGTGTTTGACGATAAACTCGTCCTGCCCCTTGATGTAAAACTCGTAATCGCCTCCACGCAGGCGGCTGAGCGCATCGTTGAGGATGCGATAGCGGGGGTTGGGCGTCATCATCTCCAGCCCCAGGTCATGCTTCTGGAGCGTGGGCAAAATGCCCGAGAGCGCCACATGCCCCTTCTGCTCAGAGACCACCTGGCGGACCTTGTCGACAAGCTCCACGATGTCGTCTTCCATCCGGCCCAGACAGTCGCCGCCAAAGACCCGGGGCTCCAGGTTGAACTCCAGGTTGAACTGGGCCAACTCCGTGGTAAAGCGCCCGTCGTTGAGGCGCTCCAGCGCCTGCATGGCCAGGGGCGCCGGCCGATACGAGCTGTCGAGTAGGAAGAGTTCCTGCTCGGCACCGATGCGACGTACACCGCTCTCGATCATGCCCTCATCGAGCATCTTCTCCAGCGCTCGTACATCTCCCAACAAGCGACGCATGAAATGGCGCAACTGCTCGCCATCGACCATGCCTGTAACGTCGTGTTCACCCATCCGACGATCTCCACGCAGTCTACGTTTGTTCTTCTGGAACGATCAGCGTAGACGACACCTTCCCCCCTTTCCAAGGAGGAAGGATGCAAGAGAGCCAGATTTCTAAGGAAATCGCGATTTTTGCCCCCCAAACGATAAAAGAATGACGCAGTGCGCTATCCTCAGCGCCCGGCGGCCTCGGCGACCATCCGGCGCAGGTCATCCTCGGAGTGCAGTCCGGCGCTGACCCGGTGCACCGCGCCTTCGGGATCGACCACCACCAGGGTGGGAATGGCGCCAACCTTGTAGCGCGCCCGCGCCTGGCCGTCGTCGAGGAGCGTGGTCAGCGTCAGCCCGAACTGATTCATGAACCCGGCCACCAGGGGCTCGCGCCCCTCGTCCGGGTCGTCGGTATTGACCGAGACAATGGCCGCCCCCAGCTCCGGGTCGTTGGCCATGTTCTGCAATGCCGGCATCTGCTCGCGGCAGGGGGGGCACCAGGTCGCCCAGAAATCGATCAGCACCACCTGCCCCCGGAACTCCTCCAGGCCCACGATCTCCCCGCTGCCGATATGCGGCAAATCGAGCGTCGGCGCGAGTTCCCCGGCCTTAAGCCCTTTGCTCGGGCCATAGAGGTTCCAGACGTTGACCGCCAGCAGCGTCACCACCACCAGCGCGATGAGCGTGCCGGTGGCCATGCCCTTTTTATCGATGGACGGCGGATGTTCTGACGAGGTCGCGGCCTCAACCGACGACGGCGACGGGGAAGGGTTCTCATTCACCGGGGATCCTGCGGGGCAGAAGGCGATGGGGCTTTATGGGCCGGCACCACCTGCTTGAGCGCGTCAAAACGCGCGTTGGGCGTGGTGTAGTAGCGCTCGGTCCCCTTTTTGAGGATGGCGATATTATCTTCGTGCCACAGCGACACATAGGGGAGTTCGCGGGCCAGAATCTGCTGCACCTCCGCGTAAATCGCTCGTCGCCGCGCCGGG is a window from the Lujinxingia litoralis genome containing:
- a CDS encoding CBS domain-containing protein, encoding MGEHDVTGMVDGEQLRHFMRRLLGDVRALEKMLDEGMIESGVRRIGAEQELFLLDSSYRPAPLAMQALERLNDGRFTTELAQFNLEFNLEPRVFGGDCLGRMEDDIVELVDKVRQVVSEQKGHVALSGILPTLQKHDLGLEMMTPNPRYRILNDALSRLRGGDYEFYIKGQDEFIVKHDSVMLEACNTSFQVHFQVGPEEFARLYNVSQVVAAPVTALAANSPLLFGKRLWHETRIALLEQSIDTRPTRHHMRDLNPRVTFGTQWIDDSVLEIFREDIARFRLLFATELDEDPFEALAAGRVPGLKALCLHNGTVYRWNRPCYGISEGKPHLRIENRVLPAGPTPADEVANAAFWFGMMAGVIDAYGDMREKMSFDDARHNFFAAARHGLDAPMTWLDGNSGTVREIIESTLLPLSREALQRHGIRQQDVDRYMGIIEERVRTRRTGATWLLQSYTGLGTNLAASEKLSALTAATVRRQEANEPVHTWPLASAEERTSWRDNYLKVSQYMTTDLITVNEGELIDLVASVMDWQHLRHVPVEDNEHRLVGLVTRRTMMRLLGSGALRDEDPVPVSQIMERNVITVSPDTLTLDAIRIMGEQRISCLPVIDGEKLVGIITERDFMDIARDLLAEKLKGEDTHSEARAAE
- a CDS encoding PilZ domain-containing protein, yielding MSDSNFSAIRARLKYPSIEAFKEGYGRYISAGGMFVPMSPQKLKPVGTTVRFQFLLADGTSALLGEGVVRQLRGVERDGESGPVGMLVKFTKLSPESKALIDEVVRSKSEHSGVHVPAEVPSEPQDEHTAEAEIPDDLYEAASGRDDTDEGSSASGDEIFASASESAIETGAVVDDPAAVVAAALAQGSEPESLAEASEPSPEMDVLDDLFAPAAPAADEAAEDPFAPADPSVDELFAPAEQGADDDFFAPVSEAEDGDAFAAQEVEAPAESPVPAPAARALAGDRALKHTEGGLKVMAFDGTDHLEEAAREFEAFASAGDDDDIDELFDNVFGGGGDDFFGGGGDDLFGGGGNEAASVGSAPDELEESPMPVAPEPPSLPLAETPVVDLSDELDVVEDDADEEVLELSEPVSTPAEASDSVELLLDEVADLDEDSDAVELAEDSDSLELELEEPSDAVELAEDSDSLELELEEPSGAVELAEDSDSLELKFGEEPSEEAPSEELLSLLAMDESSEPDELNLSLGVGLSESSVSDSDDLSAPDSFEALLANARREIEGKKEPEDEKKGDILDELLGDDDLPPAPGAAPTFAVPQPGEKKKKGGFMSKLFGKD
- the recA gene encoding recombinase RecA; protein product: MSNDKNNKEKALDLTVKAIEKQFGKGSIMRLGTDDTLVRVENPIPTGSISLDIALGVGGYPRGRVVEIYGPESSGKTTLTLHALAAAQRAGGVAAFIDAEHALDVKYAQALGVNIEELLVSQPDTGEQALEIVDMLVRSNAIDLLVVDSVAALTPRAEIEGEMGDSHMGLQARLMSQALRKLTGTIAKSRTCVIFINQIRMKIGVMFGNPETTTGGNALKFYSSVRMDIRRIGAIKDGTDLTGNRTRVKVVKNKVAPPFKEAEFDIMYGQGISRQGDLVDLGSEIGVIDKAGSWYSYGDDRLGQGRENAKQFLVDNPAVEAEVEAKIREHFGLAAPQVEADAETGA
- a CDS encoding type IV pilus twitching motility protein PilT; this translates as MSSNQDLNKILQIAVKGGASDIHIKAGLPPIFRIDGALLPLREARRLSPEEIGKMASDIMARFQREHFQETLDIDLSYGVPGVGRFRVNVFQQRGSIGMVFRVIPFKVASIDELLLPEAVRTLSEERRGLILVTGATGSGKSTTLASMVDSINQTRTSHIITIEDPIEFLIRDKRSIINQREIGNDTNSFARALKAALRQDPDVIMMGEMRDLETIEIAMTAAETGHLVMSTLHTVDAAEAVTRIVTAFPPHMRDQARYQFANLFRGVIAQRLVPRADGKGRVPAVEVMLSTARIREMILEEATARSLTEQIAKGFDNYGMQSFDQSLMWLLQNGYITYEEALIQSSNPDDFALRVSGIGSTSGDGQWQGFEGRERAPQAEDDFDLDEFEIDRF
- a CDS encoding TlpA family protein disulfide reductase; translation: MNENPSPSPSSVEAATSSEHPPSIDKKGMATGTLIALVVVTLLAVNVWNLYGPSKGLKAGELAPTLDLPHIGSGEIVGLEEFRGQVVLIDFWATWCPPCREQMPALQNMANDPELGAAIVSVNTDDPDEGREPLVAGFMNQFGLTLTTLLDDGQARARYKVGAIPTLVVVDPEGAVHRVSAGLHSEDDLRRMVAEAAGR
- the dnaE gene encoding DNA polymerase III subunit alpha — translated: MSEFVHLHVHTQYSLLDGAIRIPRLMSRIKELGMGAVAMTDHGNMYGAVDFQKAAAKAGVKSIIGCEMYMTSHPYEESKEPKSYHLTLLAQNLTGYKNLMYLNSMGWLNGQHPRTGAPRIDFELLAERNEGIICLSGDLGGEINQHILRGDMDAAKALAARYREVFGKERFYLEVMDNALPEQRKCTQAMVEIGRELDIELVATNDCHYLAREDARAHAVLMCIQLGKNVDIDRIMEHGVDQLYVRSAEEMYEAFADIPRACENTVRIAEMCDLEIPLGAVFLPQYDVPQDFRDAHVDADARGIIHEYFKHVARVGLDERFAEFEALDVAYDRQEYRERLEVEIGIICQMDFPGYFLIVWDFINWSHEQDIPVGPGRGSGAGSLVAYAMRITDIDPMPYDLLFERFLNPERVSMPDFDIDFCMNRRGEVIDYVTEKYGYHNVGQIVTYGQLKARAAIKDVGRALNFSYGETDRLAKLVPDVLGISLQEALDQEKRLRDMCEEEERVDTLFDIALSLENLNRQAGMHAAGIVISETPLWDFVPICRGANGELVTQYAKNEVEEAGLVKFDFLGLKTLTVLQDAVKLINQQRDARGEERFDLNAIPLDDPEVFRLISAGNTTGVFQLESSGFQELLKKLKPNCFEDIIAAVALYRPGPLGSGMVDDFIDRKHGRKKVEYPHPWLEDVLKPTYGVMVYQEQVMKTAQVMAGYSLGGADLLRRAMGKKKPEVMAQQKEIFVAGALELEIEEQKASDIFDLMAYFAGYGFNKSHSAAYGLITYQTAYLKTHFQVEFMAALMTSDRDNTDKIVRFINEAKGLGIEVMPPDVNESLLDFSVVEQKIRFGLAAIKGVGAGVIEVILEERTTGGPFESLYDFCGRVDLKKINKRTIEALVKCGAFDSVGPPIKESYIGEICATRASIFAAIETAVERGQKAQHDKAVGQSSLFGMMAQDAREEVLDDSYPECLPWNDRELLEHEKSLLGFYVTGHPLDRFESELGLYGASTTHELMTNSSLRNRADVAVAGVVSAMREVPLKSGDGRMGFITIEDKTGEIEVIAFSSSYAEAEEVIKSGEPLLLKGQIQEEGDPENRTRRIRLESASTLESEREAKVRQVLVEIGVEQVSNGQLRELQKVLAAHSGHCRTTLIFKKETSQGTGQAEMVLPADFATRPTDGLLMAIERLFGRNSVRLS